The following coding sequences lie in one Streptomyces venezuelae genomic window:
- a CDS encoding FadR/GntR family transcriptional regulator → MARDIQERIKKLIIDSRLPSGASLPTEPELMERLGVSRNSVREALKALQAMGIVEIRHGFGTYVGPMSVAPMIEGLAFRTVAGHYRGEDSLLQLLELREAVETGLIARLAGRVPAADLAELDALVARMEAEAASPEGEVRAETDRAFHATLYRGLGNLLLGEVLEAFWDAFHRVRTDLVDVPPDPEVTCRQHREILEAVRSGDALRAEQAIREHFGNIRTRLGSPVPTDASNRSYDR, encoded by the coding sequence ATGGCGCGAGACATCCAGGAGCGGATCAAGAAGCTGATCATCGATTCGAGGCTGCCCTCCGGTGCCTCGCTGCCGACCGAGCCCGAGCTGATGGAGCGCCTGGGGGTCAGCAGGAACTCCGTGCGGGAGGCCCTGAAGGCGCTCCAGGCCATGGGGATCGTGGAGATCCGGCACGGCTTCGGGACGTATGTCGGCCCGATGTCGGTCGCCCCGATGATCGAGGGGCTCGCCTTCCGCACGGTCGCGGGCCACTACCGCGGCGAGGACAGCCTGCTCCAGCTCCTGGAGCTGCGCGAGGCCGTGGAGACCGGGCTCATCGCGCGCCTCGCGGGCCGCGTACCCGCCGCCGACCTGGCCGAACTCGACGCACTCGTGGCACGGATGGAGGCCGAGGCGGCCTCTCCGGAGGGCGAGGTGCGGGCCGAGACCGACCGTGCGTTTCACGCCACGCTGTACCGCGGGCTCGGAAACCTGCTCCTGGGCGAGGTTCTGGAGGCGTTTTGGGACGCTTTCCACCGAGTCAGGACGGATCTCGTCGACGTACCACCGGATCCCGAGGTCACCTGCCGTCAGCACCGCGAGATTCTGGAGGCGGTGCGCTCCGGCGACGCCCTCCGGGCTGAGCAGGCCATACGCGAGCACTTCGGTAACATTCGAACCCGTTTGGGCTCACCAGTCCCTACAGACGCCTCAAATCGCTCGTATGACCGGTAA
- a CDS encoding glycosyltransferase family 2 protein yields the protein MTSTPTGARQNDPSETTQLRAVSHRTGGFRKIKKTLPRYDYEHYSRLAGPLTQPDPSKPYKVKYRSLLSQEPHKVRAALMLGAAPLLSLVLLGWLLQPEHWTKRDYVANDWLPVLDVVMLISIGLIEFFRCMNVLSNAHATLVARDPIPVVPETGTRVAFLTSFVPGKEPIEMVTKTLEAAVRIRHRGPMHVWLLDEGDDPEVKEVCRRLGVHHFSRKGVAKWNMAKGPHRAKTKHGNYNAWLDAHGDDYDYFASVDTDHVPMPNYLERMLGFFRDENVGFVIGPQVYGNYDNFVTKAAESQQFLFHALIQRAGNAYGAPMFVGTSNAVRIKALKQIGGLYDSITEDMATGFEIHRATNPATGKKWKSVYTPDVLAVGEGPNAWTDFFTQQLRWSRGTYETILKQFWKAPFSLPPGRLFNYTMMVIFYPMSAMNWILAALSCALFLGLGASGVNIDPTIWLMLYGNASALQIGLYIWNRRHNVSPHEPEGSGGVAGMVMSALSAPVYARSLMDAALRRKSKFVVTPKGDSASPDTLFGTFRIHLFFILVFGGSMAASFLYGHSHPAMITWATFALLITAAPIFAWRWGMRQDKKKPPPAPDAGPPAPQAAPHPAQQKPSWAAPDQTMQISLEGRKK from the coding sequence ATGACGTCGACGCCGACGGGCGCGCGGCAGAACGACCCGTCAGAGACGACCCAGCTCAGGGCGGTTTCGCACAGGACGGGCGGATTCCGAAAGATCAAGAAGACCCTGCCGCGGTACGACTACGAGCACTACAGCCGGCTCGCGGGCCCGCTGACGCAGCCCGACCCGAGCAAGCCCTACAAGGTGAAGTACCGCTCGCTGCTCTCACAGGAGCCGCACAAGGTACGGGCCGCGCTGATGCTGGGCGCGGCCCCGCTGCTCTCCCTGGTACTGCTCGGCTGGCTGCTCCAGCCCGAGCACTGGACGAAGCGGGACTACGTCGCCAACGACTGGCTGCCTGTCCTCGACGTCGTCATGCTCATATCGATCGGTCTGATCGAGTTCTTCCGCTGCATGAACGTGCTGTCCAACGCGCACGCCACGCTCGTCGCCCGCGACCCGATACCCGTGGTGCCCGAGACGGGCACCAGAGTCGCCTTCCTCACCTCGTTCGTGCCCGGCAAGGAGCCGATCGAGATGGTGACGAAGACACTGGAGGCCGCGGTCAGGATCCGGCACCGCGGTCCGATGCACGTATGGCTCCTCGACGAGGGTGACGACCCTGAGGTCAAGGAAGTCTGCCGACGGCTCGGCGTCCACCACTTCTCCCGCAAGGGCGTCGCGAAGTGGAACATGGCGAAGGGCCCGCACCGCGCCAAGACCAAGCACGGCAACTACAACGCCTGGCTCGACGCCCACGGCGACGACTACGACTACTTCGCCTCGGTCGACACCGACCACGTCCCGATGCCGAACTACCTGGAGCGGATGCTCGGGTTCTTCCGGGACGAGAACGTCGGCTTCGTCATCGGCCCGCAGGTCTACGGCAACTACGACAACTTCGTCACCAAGGCCGCCGAGTCGCAGCAGTTCCTCTTCCACGCGCTGATCCAGCGCGCGGGCAACGCGTACGGCGCCCCGATGTTCGTCGGCACCTCCAACGCGGTGCGCATCAAGGCCCTGAAGCAGATCGGCGGCCTGTACGACTCGATCACCGAGGACATGGCGACCGGGTTCGAGATCCACCGGGCGACCAACCCGGCGACCGGCAAGAAGTGGAAGTCGGTCTACACCCCGGACGTGCTCGCCGTCGGCGAGGGCCCGAACGCCTGGACGGACTTCTTCACGCAGCAGCTGCGCTGGTCCCGCGGAACGTACGAGACGATCCTCAAGCAGTTCTGGAAGGCACCGTTCTCGCTGCCCCCGGGCCGTCTCTTCAACTACACGATGATGGTCATCTTCTACCCGATGTCCGCCATGAACTGGATCCTCGCGGCGCTGAGCTGTGCGCTGTTCCTGGGCCTCGGCGCGTCCGGCGTGAACATCGACCCGACCATCTGGCTGATGCTGTACGGCAACGCGTCCGCGCTGCAGATCGGCCTGTACATCTGGAACCGCAGGCACAACGTCTCCCCGCACGAGCCCGAGGGCTCCGGCGGCGTGGCGGGCATGGTGATGTCGGCGCTCTCCGCGCCCGTCTACGCGCGCTCGCTGATGGACGCGGCCCTGCGCCGCAAGAGCAAGTTCGTGGTGACCCCCAAGGGCGACTCGGCGAGCCCCGACACCCTGTTCGGTACCTTCCGGATCCACCTGTTCTTCATCCTGGTCTTCGGCGGATCGATGGCCGCCTCCTTCCTGTACGGCCACTCCCACCCGGCGATGATCACCTGGGCCACCTTCGCCCTGCTGATCACGGCCGCGCCGATCTTCGCGTGGCGCTGGGGCATGCGGCAGGACAAGAAGAAGCCGCCGCCCGCGCCGGACGCGGGCCCGCCCGCGCCGCAGGCCGCGCCGCACCCCGCGCAGCAGAAGCCCAGCTGGGCCGCGCCCGACCAGACCATGCAGATTTCCCTTGAGGGACGTAAGAAATGA
- a CDS encoding kelch motif-containing protein translates to MKDRAGRRRARRIAIGAAVVLALAGMNGPWLWRVGSEKYHDYKINKPEYKADNGHWEVIDFPEEYRQNTIHAALLHTGKVLLVAGSGNNQKNFDKKKFDTRLWDPVKNTIKKIPTPTDLFCTGHTQLGNGNLLIAGGTQRYEKLKGDITKAGGLMIVHNEDPDEPKTIPAGTKFTGKKNGKTFVSQDNILVEKAKKVFDKQTGAFLRTEPGLGRVYVEAQKSGAKYETGTQDNYRIQGLKGADTRNVYGMAQKLALDKKDFQGIKDAFEFDPVAERYIKVDPMNEARWYPTLTTLTDGKILSTSGLDEIGQLVPGKNEVYDPKTKKWTYTKGIRQFPTYPAIFQMADGKLFYSGSNAGYGPDDVGRKPGVWDLKTNKWQGIPGLSDPKLMETSGTVELPPAQDQKYMVVGGGGVGESKESSEKTRIVDLTADEPRFVDGPSLEKGTRYPQISTLPDDTVLISGGSEDYRGRSDSNIHQARIYDAKTGEMRRVADPEVGRNYHSGSILLPDGRVMFFGSDSLYADKANTKPGVFEQRIEIYTPPYLYHGAQPSLGAGPKTIARGGSGTFPTKHASSIKTARLIKPSASTHVTDIDQTSIALDLKKSADGVTVTVPKNRSLVESGWYMLFVTDDQGTPSKARWVRVP, encoded by the coding sequence ATGAAAGACCGTGCCGGCCGCCGTCGCGCCCGCCGCATCGCGATAGGCGCGGCGGTCGTCCTCGCGCTGGCGGGGATGAACGGCCCGTGGCTGTGGCGCGTGGGCTCGGAGAAGTACCACGACTACAAGATCAACAAGCCGGAGTACAAGGCGGACAACGGCCACTGGGAGGTCATCGACTTCCCGGAGGAGTACCGCCAGAACACCATTCACGCGGCGCTCCTGCACACGGGCAAGGTCCTGCTGGTCGCCGGGTCCGGCAACAACCAGAAGAACTTCGACAAGAAGAAGTTCGACACCCGGCTGTGGGACCCGGTCAAGAACACCATCAAGAAGATCCCGACGCCCACCGACCTGTTCTGCACGGGCCACACCCAGCTGGGCAACGGCAACCTGCTGATCGCGGGCGGCACGCAGCGCTACGAGAAGCTGAAGGGCGACATCACCAAGGCCGGCGGCCTGATGATCGTCCACAACGAGGACCCGGACGAGCCGAAGACGATCCCCGCGGGGACGAAGTTCACCGGCAAGAAGAACGGCAAGACGTTCGTCTCCCAGGACAACATCCTGGTCGAGAAGGCGAAGAAGGTCTTCGACAAGCAGACCGGCGCGTTCCTGCGCACGGAGCCGGGCCTCGGCCGGGTCTACGTGGAGGCGCAGAAGAGCGGGGCGAAGTACGAGACGGGCACCCAGGACAACTACCGCATCCAGGGCCTGAAGGGCGCCGACACCCGCAACGTCTACGGCATGGCGCAGAAGCTCGCCCTGGACAAGAAGGACTTCCAGGGGATCAAGGACGCCTTCGAGTTCGACCCGGTCGCCGAGCGGTACATCAAGGTCGACCCGATGAACGAGGCGCGCTGGTACCCCACGCTGACCACGCTCACCGACGGCAAGATCCTCTCCACCTCGGGCCTCGACGAGATCGGACAGCTCGTCCCGGGCAAGAACGAGGTGTACGACCCGAAGACCAAGAAGTGGACGTACACCAAGGGCATCCGCCAGTTCCCGACCTACCCGGCGATCTTCCAGATGGCCGACGGCAAGCTGTTCTACTCCGGTTCCAACGCGGGGTACGGCCCCGACGACGTCGGCCGCAAGCCCGGCGTCTGGGACCTGAAGACCAACAAGTGGCAGGGCATCCCGGGCCTGAGCGACCCGAAGCTCATGGAGACGTCCGGCACGGTCGAGCTGCCGCCCGCCCAGGACCAGAAGTACATGGTGGTCGGCGGCGGCGGTGTCGGCGAGTCCAAGGAGTCCAGCGAGAAGACGCGGATCGTCGACCTCACAGCGGACGAGCCGCGCTTCGTCGACGGCCCCTCCCTGGAGAAGGGCACGCGCTACCCGCAGATCTCGACGCTGCCCGACGACACGGTGCTGATCTCCGGGGGCTCCGAGGACTACCGCGGGCGCAGCGACTCCAACATCCACCAGGCGCGGATCTACGACGCGAAGACCGGTGAGATGAGGCGGGTCGCCGACCCCGAGGTGGGGCGCAACTACCACTCCGGGTCGATCCTGCTGCCCGACGGGCGCGTGATGTTCTTCGGCTCCGACTCGCTCTACGCCGACAAGGCCAACACGAAGCCGGGCGTCTTCGAGCAGCGCATCGAGATCTACACGCCGCCGTACCTGTACCACGGGGCGCAGCCGTCGCTGGGCGCGGGGCCGAAGACGATCGCACGTGGCGGGTCCGGAACGTTCCCGACCAAGCACGCCTCGTCCATCAAGACGGCCCGCCTCATCAAGCCGAGCGCGTCGACGCACGTCACGGACATCGACCAGACGTCGATCGCGCTCGACCTGAAGAAGTCCGCGGACGGCGTCACCGTGACGGTCCCCAAGAACCGCAGCCTGGTCGAGTCCGGCTGGTACATGCTGTTCGTGACGGACGACCAGGGCACGCCGAGCAAGGCGCGGTGGGTCCGGGTGCCGTAG
- a CDS encoding glycoside hydrolase family 6 protein, whose amino-acid sequence MYRKGTGRGHGFAARGMRTGAVLAGAALVLAGCSSGGDSEDDTSSPPVKQQPKGKDPYWVNPDGNAAKQVASYAEDGKKDEAAQIRKIAEQPVAEWIVPENAEDQARGFTEAAEKADRDALLVLYNIPHRDCGQYSGGGAADGNAYRAFVDQVAKGIGDRHATVILEPDAVLHMVDNCTPEQFHEERYDLLKGAIGKLKSLKNTKVYLDAGNAGWKNPDSLWEPLKRSGVEQADGFSVNVSNFQTTEVSTEFGKKLSAKIGGKPFVIDTARNGNGPYTKGKDPWCNPPGRALGEPPTTKTSDPLVDAYLWVKRPGESDGTCRGGPKAGEWWPEYALDLAKASD is encoded by the coding sequence ATGTACCGCAAAGGCACCGGCCGCGGGCATGGTTTCGCGGCCAGGGGGATGCGGACGGGAGCGGTGCTCGCGGGGGCCGCGCTGGTCCTCGCCGGGTGCTCCTCCGGTGGTGACTCGGAGGACGACACGTCGAGTCCGCCGGTCAAGCAGCAGCCCAAGGGCAAGGACCCGTACTGGGTCAACCCGGACGGGAACGCGGCCAAGCAGGTCGCCTCGTACGCCGAGGACGGCAAGAAGGACGAGGCCGCGCAGATCCGGAAGATCGCCGAGCAGCCGGTCGCCGAGTGGATCGTCCCGGAGAACGCGGAGGACCAGGCGCGCGGGTTCACCGAGGCGGCGGAGAAGGCCGACCGGGACGCGCTGCTCGTCCTCTACAACATCCCGCACCGCGACTGCGGGCAGTACTCGGGCGGCGGCGCGGCCGACGGCAACGCGTACCGCGCGTTCGTCGACCAGGTCGCCAAGGGCATCGGGGACCGCCACGCCACGGTGATCCTGGAGCCCGACGCGGTGCTCCACATGGTCGACAACTGCACGCCGGAGCAGTTCCACGAGGAGCGGTACGACCTCCTCAAGGGCGCCATCGGCAAGCTCAAGTCCCTGAAGAACACGAAGGTGTACCTGGACGCGGGCAACGCGGGCTGGAAGAACCCCGACTCGCTGTGGGAGCCGCTGAAGCGGTCGGGTGTCGAGCAGGCCGACGGCTTCTCGGTGAACGTCTCCAACTTCCAGACCACCGAGGTCAGCACGGAGTTCGGCAAGAAGCTGTCGGCGAAGATCGGCGGGAAGCCGTTCGTCATCGACACGGCGCGCAACGGGAACGGGCCGTACACCAAGGGCAAGGACCCCTGGTGCAACCCGCCCGGCCGCGCGCTCGGCGAACCCCCGACGACGAAGACGTCCGACCCGCTCGTCGACGCGTACCTCTGGGTCAAGCGGCCCGGTGAGTCCGACGGCACGTGCCGGGGCGGCCCGAAGGCGGGCGAGTGGTGGCCGGAGTACGCGCTGGACCTCGCGAAGGCGTCCGATTAG
- a CDS encoding GAF and ANTAR domain-containing protein → MRDRESELRLADVLVRTADTLTEDFDLERYLEWLADRCTELVGARGVGVMYTGGEDTVRIVPCGRRREAVRGLLEIQYRGGPCVESFGSGQPVAPTRICPDGGGARWPHFAERAGEQGVGETYAVPIRRGGTVLGVLNVFVAANGKEEEPEGGVPSELGLRIAQTLADAAATGLHNHRTHSAYRVLSEQLQTALDSRIHVEQAKGVLAERWHTGMDEAFEVLRGYARREQQVIDFVATQVIRGKIDEDELRRGRSAPS, encoded by the coding sequence ATGCGGGACCGCGAAAGTGAACTGCGGCTTGCGGACGTCCTCGTGCGGACCGCGGACACACTGACCGAGGACTTCGATCTCGAGCGCTATCTGGAGTGGCTCGCGGACCGTTGCACGGAGCTGGTCGGCGCCCGGGGCGTCGGCGTGATGTACACCGGCGGGGAGGACACGGTCCGCATCGTCCCCTGCGGCCGCCGGCGGGAGGCGGTGCGGGGGCTCCTGGAGATCCAGTACCGCGGGGGTCCGTGCGTGGAGAGCTTCGGCTCGGGGCAGCCGGTGGCACCGACGCGGATCTGTCCCGACGGGGGTGGGGCCCGCTGGCCGCACTTCGCCGAGCGGGCGGGCGAGCAGGGCGTCGGGGAGACGTACGCGGTGCCGATCCGGCGGGGCGGCACGGTGCTCGGGGTGCTCAACGTCTTCGTGGCGGCGAACGGCAAAGAGGAAGAGCCGGAGGGCGGGGTGCCCTCGGAACTCGGGCTGCGGATCGCGCAGACCCTGGCCGATGCCGCGGCCACGGGCCTCCACAACCATCGCACCCACTCCGCATACAGAGTGCTCTCGGAACAGCTCCAGACGGCGCTGGACAGCCGCATTCACGTGGAACAAGCCAAAGGTGTGCTCGCGGAGCGCTGGCACACGGGCATGGACGAGGCATTCGAGGTGCTGCGGGGGTACGCACGCAGAGAACAACAGGTCATCGACTTTGTGGCCACCCAGGTGATCAGAGGGAAGATCGACGAGGACGAGCTGCGCCGGGGTAGGTCCGCACCTTCCTGA
- a CDS encoding class F sortase translates to MSGIRRVSGSGRLLTGVAWAILLAGLCLWGSDITGLRGGLAAPATGDVAAVGRPLGIELPPAHEPLTPARPERVDVPALQVRAPVTARGLDADGAIDPPSFADAGTVGWYGGGTRPGAPGAALFVGHVDTETERAVFYDLSTLRPGEKVEVARADGRTAEFTVEDVQVVDRERFDAQQAYGPHEDGRAELRLITCGGTFDKNARTYTANVIVSAYLTDVSGS, encoded by the coding sequence ATGTCCGGCATACGACGCGTCTCCGGCTCGGGGCGGCTCCTGACCGGGGTCGCCTGGGCGATCCTCCTGGCCGGCCTCTGCCTCTGGGGCAGCGACATCACGGGCCTGCGCGGCGGGCTCGCCGCACCCGCCACGGGCGACGTGGCCGCCGTCGGCCGCCCCCTCGGCATCGAACTGCCGCCCGCCCACGAACCCTTGACGCCCGCGCGGCCCGAACGCGTCGACGTGCCCGCGCTGCAGGTGCGGGCCCCCGTGACGGCCCGCGGTCTGGACGCCGACGGTGCGATAGACCCGCCGTCCTTCGCCGATGCGGGCACCGTCGGCTGGTACGGCGGCGGCACCCGCCCCGGCGCCCCCGGCGCCGCTCTCTTCGTCGGCCACGTCGACACGGAGACCGAGCGCGCCGTCTTCTACGACCTCAGCACCCTGCGCCCCGGCGAGAAGGTCGAGGTCGCCCGCGCGGACGGCAGGACCGCCGAGTTCACGGTGGAGGACGTCCAGGTCGTCGACCGGGAGCGCTTCGACGCGCAGCAGGCGTACGGCCCGCACGAGGACGGCCGCGCGGAGCTGCGCCTCATCACCTGCGGCGGCACGTTCGACAAGAACGCGCGCACCTACACGGCGAACGTGATCGTCTCCGCGTACCTGACGGATGTGAGTGGCTCGTAG
- a CDS encoding HAD-IIA family hydrolase, translated as MAERKPIESWLTDMDGVLIHEGVPIPGADAFIKKLRESGKPFLVLTNNSIYTARDLQARLNRMGLDVPVENIWTSALATAKFLDDQRPGGTAYVIGEAGLTTALHDIGYVLTDHDPDYVVLGETRTYSFEAMTKAVRLINGGARFICTNPDETGPSTEGPLPATGAVAALITKATGKNPYFAGKPNPLMMRTGLNAIGAHSETSAMIGDRMDTDVLAGLEAGMETFLVLTGLTSRADIDRHPFRPSNVVDSIADLVERI; from the coding sequence ATGGCAGAGCGCAAGCCCATCGAATCGTGGCTCACCGACATGGACGGTGTCCTCATCCACGAGGGAGTGCCGATCCCCGGGGCCGACGCCTTCATCAAGAAGCTGCGCGAGTCGGGCAAGCCGTTCCTCGTCCTGACGAACAACTCCATCTACACCGCGCGCGACCTCCAGGCCCGGCTGAACCGCATGGGTCTCGACGTGCCGGTCGAGAACATCTGGACGTCGGCGCTCGCGACCGCCAAGTTCCTCGACGACCAGCGGCCCGGCGGCACCGCGTACGTCATCGGGGAGGCGGGCCTGACCACCGCCCTGCACGACATCGGGTACGTCCTCACCGACCACGACCCCGACTACGTGGTCCTCGGTGAGACCCGCACGTACTCCTTCGAGGCCATGACCAAGGCCGTCCGGCTCATCAACGGCGGGGCGCGGTTCATCTGCACCAACCCCGACGAGACCGGTCCCTCCACCGAGGGCCCGCTGCCCGCCACCGGCGCCGTCGCCGCGCTGATCACCAAGGCGACCGGCAAGAACCCGTACTTCGCGGGCAAGCCGAACCCGCTGATGATGCGGACCGGGCTCAACGCGATCGGGGCGCACTCGGAGACCAGTGCGATGATCGGCGACCGCATGGACACGGACGTCCTCGCGGGCCTCGAAGCGGGCATGGAGACGTTCCTCGTGCTCACCGGCCTGACGTCCCGCGCCGACATCGACCGGCATCCGTTCCGGCCGTCGAACGTCGTGGACTCCATCGCCGACCTGGTCGAACGGATCTGA
- a CDS encoding 2-aminoethylphosphonate ABC transporter substrate-binding protein, whose protein sequence is MSRVTQLRTLAAVTGALVLAGSLTACGGSSAASDDKVVTVYSADGLKGENGDGWYDRVFKDFEKKTGIKVNYVEGGSGEMVQRAVREKSNTQADVLVTLPPFIQQADERGLLQAYEPKGSEQVDGSGKDADGKWTTVVNNYFGFIYNKKELGGGKAPRTWEDLTDSSYKNKVQYSTPGVAGDGTAVLIKAMHDFGGKKPAMEYLKKLQTNNVGPSASTGKLAPKVDKGELLAANGDVQMNYAQSKDMPNLGIWFPATDKNPDKPTTFALPYAAGLVTKAPHSANAKKFLDFLLGREAQRQVSEVGGGFTARKDIKATDANAIALDKLIDGVEIFEPDWADVSKNLRSYVEDWKSATGS, encoded by the coding sequence ATGTCCCGCGTTACGCAGCTCAGAACGCTCGCCGCCGTCACCGGCGCCCTCGTCCTCGCAGGTTCCCTCACCGCGTGCGGCGGCAGCTCCGCCGCGTCCGACGACAAGGTCGTCACCGTCTACAGCGCCGACGGCCTCAAGGGCGAGAACGGCGACGGCTGGTACGACCGGGTCTTCAAGGACTTCGAGAAGAAGACCGGCATCAAGGTCAACTACGTGGAGGGCGGCTCCGGCGAGATGGTGCAGCGCGCCGTCCGCGAGAAGTCCAACACGCAGGCCGACGTCCTCGTCACCCTGCCGCCGTTCATCCAGCAGGCCGACGAGCGGGGGTTGTTGCAGGCGTACGAGCCGAAGGGGTCGGAGCAGGTCGACGGGTCCGGCAAGGACGCCGACGGCAAGTGGACCACCGTCGTCAACAACTACTTCGGGTTCATCTACAACAAGAAGGAGCTGGGCGGGGGCAAGGCGCCCAGGACCTGGGAGGACCTCACCGACAGCTCGTACAAGAACAAGGTGCAGTACTCCACGCCCGGCGTCGCGGGCGACGGCACCGCCGTGCTCATCAAGGCGATGCACGACTTCGGCGGCAAGAAGCCGGCGATGGAGTACCTGAAGAAGCTGCAGACCAACAACGTCGGCCCGTCCGCCTCCACCGGCAAGCTCGCGCCCAAGGTCGACAAGGGCGAGCTGCTCGCCGCCAACGGCGACGTCCAGATGAACTACGCGCAGTCCAAGGACATGCCGAACCTCGGCATCTGGTTCCCGGCGACCGACAAGAACCCGGACAAGCCCACCACCTTCGCGCTGCCCTACGCGGCCGGGCTCGTCACCAAGGCCCCGCACAGCGCCAACGCCAAGAAGTTCCTCGACTTCCTGCTCGGCCGGGAGGCGCAGCGGCAGGTCAGCGAGGTCGGCGGCGGTTTCACCGCCCGCAAGGACATCAAGGCCACCGACGCGAACGCCATCGCCCTCGACAAGCTCATCGACGGCGTGGAGATCTTCGAGCCGGACTGGGCGGACGTCTCGAAGAACCTCCGGTCGTACGTGGAGGACTGGAAGTCGGCGACCGGCAGCTGA
- a CDS encoding ABC transporter permease, with protein MLVHSRKGKWATWALFFVLFLPLFALPLLVILMASFSEHWSGAFPSGFTGEHYASATHGESLQALTTSLVTAVAASLLALAVGTWAALAAASLKRGGKRLMDALFVLPVAVPSVVVGLAVLVAFSKPPMILNGTRWIVILAHTLLVTAFAHQSVSAAIARLDPAYEQAAASLGARPSYVLWKVRLPLLLPSLNAAAGLCFALSMGELSATMMLYPPDWMPLPVRIYAATDRGSTFTGAAVAVVLMATTLLVLLAVSRVRTRASYR; from the coding sequence GTGTTGGTGCATAGCCGCAAGGGGAAGTGGGCCACCTGGGCCCTGTTCTTCGTGCTCTTCCTGCCGCTGTTCGCGCTGCCGCTGCTCGTGATCCTCATGGCGTCGTTCTCCGAGCACTGGTCCGGCGCCTTCCCGTCCGGGTTCACCGGCGAGCACTACGCGTCGGCGACGCATGGCGAGTCGTTGCAGGCACTGACCACCAGCCTGGTCACCGCCGTCGCCGCCAGTCTGCTCGCGCTCGCCGTGGGAACCTGGGCCGCGCTCGCCGCCGCCTCCCTGAAACGGGGCGGCAAGAGACTCATGGACGCCCTGTTCGTGCTGCCCGTCGCCGTGCCGTCCGTGGTCGTCGGGCTCGCCGTCCTCGTCGCGTTCTCCAAGCCGCCGATGATCCTCAACGGCACGCGGTGGATCGTGATCCTCGCCCACACCCTCCTCGTCACGGCCTTCGCCCACCAGTCGGTCTCGGCCGCGATCGCGCGCCTCGACCCGGCGTACGAGCAGGCCGCCGCGTCGCTCGGCGCCCGGCCCTCGTACGTCCTGTGGAAGGTGAGACTGCCCCTCCTGCTGCCGTCCCTGAACGCGGCGGCCGGCCTCTGCTTCGCCCTGTCCATGGGCGAGTTGAGCGCCACGATGATGCTCTACCCGCCGGACTGGATGCCGCTTCCCGTGCGGATCTACGCGGCCACCGACCGCGGCTCCACGTTCACCGGCGCCGCCGTCGCCGTGGTCCTGATGGCGACGACGCTCCTCGTGCTGCTCGCCGTCTCGCGCGTCCGCACCCGCGCCTCCTACCGCTGA
- a CDS encoding 2-aminoethylphosphonate ABC transporter permease subunit: MASPPERLRLPAFVWALPPVALLGVFFLYPLFLVVQQSVRPDAGGTSLEPYSDVFGSEAFREALGNTVWLAVGATVGCLVLGFVLALVIAFVPFPGGRAVAKFIDVFLAFPSFLITLALLFLYGTKGMANGVWTDATGAAEGPFQFLTTPWGVLLAEITYFTPFVMRPLLAAFSQIDTAQIEVASSLGARPARIVRRVILPEALPALAAGGSLVLVMCLNEFGIVLFTGAKGVTTLPMLVYSKAILESDYPAACVVAVVNIAISVGLYGLYRVVSRRVGA; this comes from the coding sequence ATGGCCAGTCCACCTGAACGCCTGCGGCTGCCCGCGTTCGTGTGGGCCCTTCCTCCCGTCGCCCTCCTCGGGGTCTTCTTCCTCTACCCGCTCTTCCTCGTCGTGCAGCAGTCCGTGCGGCCCGACGCCGGGGGGACCTCGCTGGAGCCCTACTCCGATGTCTTCGGGTCCGAGGCGTTCCGGGAGGCGCTCGGGAACACCGTGTGGCTGGCCGTGGGGGCCACCGTCGGGTGTCTCGTGCTCGGGTTCGTGCTCGCGCTGGTCATCGCCTTCGTGCCGTTCCCGGGCGGTAGGGCCGTCGCCAAGTTCATCGACGTCTTTCTGGCCTTTCCGTCCTTTCTGATCACGCTCGCCCTCCTCTTCCTCTACGGGACGAAGGGCATGGCCAACGGTGTGTGGACGGACGCGACCGGCGCCGCCGAGGGGCCGTTCCAGTTCCTGACGACGCCGTGGGGCGTGCTGCTCGCGGAGATCACGTACTTCACGCCCTTCGTGATGCGGCCCCTGCTCGCCGCGTTCTCGCAGATCGACACCGCGCAGATCGAGGTCGCGTCGAGCCTCGGCGCCCGGCCCGCCCGCATCGTGCGCCGCGTCATCCTGCCCGAGGCGCTGCCCGCGCTAGCCGCCGGCGGCAGCCTCGTCCTCGTCATGTGCCTGAACGAGTTCGGGATCGTCCTCTTCACGGGGGCCAAGGGGGTCACGACCCTGCCGATGCTCGTCTACAGCAAGGCCATTCTCGAGTCCGACTATCCGGCGGCCTGTGTCGTCGCCGTCGTCAACATCGCGATCTCCGTGGGCCTCTACGGCCTCTACCGGGTGGTGAGCCGTCGTGTTGGTGCATAG